AGGCCGTTCGCGTCGGCCGGTATCCGGATCAGCGCGTCGGCGCGCACGAGCGTGAAGATGAGATTGGATGCGCCGAATATGGGCTCCGCCCACATGCAGCCGTCACGCTCAGTGAGGCGCGCGGGGATGAAATCCAGGCGGCCCGCCGTGGATGCCACGTTGCGCGCCAGCCGGGCACGCAGCGGTGACGCGGCGGTGTCGGGCGGGGCGCCTTGCAACCGGCGAATCGTGGGCGTGACCAGCAGGTCGAACACCACGAGCGCAGACACCGGATTGCCGGGAAGGCCGAACACCGGCGTGCCGTCGGCGAGGCCCACGATCGACGGCTTGCCGGGCTTGAGGGCCAAACCGTGCGCCAAGACGCCGGGCGAGCCCAGCGACCCGATCACGTCCGCCGTGTGATCGCGCGTGCTGACTGAGCTTCCGGCGCTGATGACGACGATGTCGCACTCGCCCAGCGCGTCACGCGCCGCAGACTCCAGCGCCGAGCGGGTATCGGGCACGATGCCGTAGGTTCGCGCCGCACCGCCCGCGCGCTCAACCTCCACGCTGAGCGTGGTCGAGTTCACGTCCCGAACTTCGCCCGGTTCCGGCGTCTGGTGAGGCGGCACGACCTCGTCGCCGGTCGCGATGAGCCCCACGACCGGAGCTTGGGCAATTGGGACCTGTGTCACGCCAAGCGCGGCGAGCCCGCCAAGATCCTGCGATCGAAATCGCGCGCCCTGGGGGATGACCACCGCGCCCTCGGCGACGTCGTCGCCGCGCCGAATCACCGCATCCCGGGCCGCGACCGAACGCAGGACTTCGATCATTCGGTCATCGATCCACTCGGTGTGTTCCACCATCACGACGGCGTCGCTGCCCGGCGGCAACATGCCGCCGGTGTGGATCACCATGGCCTCGCCGGGCGCAATGCCCTGCGTCGGCGGCGCGCCCATCGGCACCTCGCCGATCACGGCGAGGGCGGCGGGCAACGACTCGGTCGCGCCGAAGGTGTCCGACGCGCGCACGGCGAATCCGTCCATCAAGGATCGGTCGAAGGACGGACTCGACTCGGGCGCTCGCACCGGGCGCGCCGAAACCCGGCCGGCGGCGGCCGACAACGGCACGGTTTCCACGCGCGGCTCGGGCAAGCCGGCTTCGAGCAGCCGTTCCAACGCCGTTTCGGGCGAAACGACTTCGAAAAGCTCAGTTGCCATGCCCGCGACGCTCTTCAGATGACGGCGTGTGCTTGATTCTGTCGCGCGGGCGGCGCGGCGTCCACGCCGGCCGGCCCGATACACTTTGGCGCCGTTCAACCGTGTCAACGCCGATGTGCGACGCACCGCAGTCTCGCGACGATCCCCGAGCGGCAACATCGCTCAATCTGGGCAGCGTCGAGGTCGAGGTCTCCGTGTGGCGCGGTGGTTCCACATGGCGCGCCGCCGCGCAGGTTGGCCGGCGCGAGGTGATGGTCCTGAACGGCGCGAGCCGCGACGACGCCCTTGCCCGATTGCGCGAGAGCATGCTGGCCAATGCCGAGGTCGCGCGGGCCCTCGGGCTGGCGCCGGTGAGGCGGTGGTCGGCCAACCCTTACTGGAAAGGCCGGTAGGCGCGCCGGCGGTCGATCGAAATCCGGCGGCTCATTCTGTTGGGCTCGGAGACTCTGCGCTACAATTTGGCGCTAACGAAGCCAATCATCGGCTGACCCGCGCGCCGGGTCCCGCAATTCCCCGCGCGCCTTTCCCACACAGCTCACACATTCAGGAGGCTGCCGACTATGCCTGGCAATCCCAAAGAGCTCCGATTCAGCGCCGAGGCCCGCAGCGCCCTGCTGCAGGGCGTGGACGCGGTCGCCAACGCCGTGCGCGTGACCCTGGGTCCCCGGGGACGCAATGTGGCGCTGGGCCGCAATTTCGGGGCTCCCGTGGTCACCAACGACGGAGTGACGGTCGCCCGAGACATCGAGCTCGGAAGCAACTTCGCGAACATGGGCACCCAGCTCATCAAGGAAGCCGCCAGCAAGACCAACGACATCGCCGGCGACGGCACAACGACCGCCACGGTCTTGGCGCAGGCCATGATTCACGGCGGCTTGCGGGCGATCGCCGCCGATTTGAATCCGATGATCCTCAAGCGCGGGATTCAAAAGGCGCTGAAGGCGGCCGACGACGCGATCGGCGAGCAGTCGCGCGAGGTGGACGATCCGCGCCAGATGGAATGGGTCGCGACGATCTCTTCGGGCGATCCCGAGGTTGGTCGGATGATCGCCGAATCCCTTGACCGCGCGGGCAAGAACGGCGCGGTTTCGGTGGAAGAAGGCCGCACGAACGCGCTCGAGCTGGAGTTGGTGGACGGCATGCAGCTCGACCGCGGCTATATCTCGCCGTACCTGATCAGCAACACCGACCGCATGTCGGCGGAGCTGGAAGACGCCAGCATCTTCGTGACGGACTGGCAGCTCAAGAGCGCCCAGGACATGCTGCCGTTCCTGGAGCGCCTGGTGCAGGGCGGACACCGCAACGTGCTGGTCATTGCCGAGGATGTCGAAGGCGACATGCTGGCGACGCTGATCGTCAACAAGGCCCGCGGCCTTCTCAACTCGATCGCGATCAAGGCGCCGGCCTACGGCGATCGGCGGAAGGCGATCCTGGAGGACATCGCGATCTTGGTCGACGCCACGGTGGTGGCGCGCGATCTGGGCGAGGACCTGAAGGACACGCCGCTGTCCGTGCTTGGCAAGGCTCGCCGCGTCCTGGTGACCAAGGACGAGACCACCATCGTCGAGGGCGCCGGATCGACGCGCGACATCAACACCCGCATCGAGCAGATTCGCGCGGAGATGGACAACACCGATTCGGCCTACGACCGCGAGAAGCTCCAGGAGCGCGCGGCCAAGCTGGCCGGCGGCGTGGCGGTGCTGCGCGTGGGCGCCCCGACCGAGGTGGAGCTCAAGGAGAAGAAGCACCGCGTGGAAGACGCCCTGTCGGCGACCCAGGCCGCGGTGGATGAGGGCATCGTGCCCGGCGCGGGGACGGCGTACGTCCGCGCAATGGCCGCGGTCGACCAAGTGCACAAAGAGCTTTCCGGCGACGAGGCGATCGGCGCCCGGATCGTGCGCGACGCCTTGCCGGTGCCCCTACGGCAGATTGCCGTCAACGCCGGCGAGACGGGCGATGTCATCGTTCAGCGCGTCGCCGACGCCGAAGGCCCGATGGGCTACAACGGAGCGGACGGTCAGATCGCCGACCTCACCGAGGTTGGCGTGGTCGATCCGACGAAGGTGGTTCGGGCCGCGCTGCAGAACGCCGGCAGCGTGGCGATGATGATCCTCTCGACGGAGACGCTGATCGCGGACCTGCCGCCGAAGAAGAAGGCTTCGCCGATTCCGCCCGCGGGCGACCTCGGCATGATGTAGCCGAAGGGCTGCCTACACGACGCCCGGCGCCTTGTGCGCCGGGCGTCGTGCGTTAAGGCAGAGAGGCGGCGAAGGGATTGGGGCTGGAGTTTTTATACATGTTCGGGCATTTTCTTCGTGTGCGAAATATCTAGCAGCGGGGCACGCTGGGAACCGGAAAGGCGGGTCTGAGACCCGCCCCTACCCCGGACATTTGGCTTGCGGCCAGGTTCGTCCGGACTGGATTCCGGCTCCCCGCCTGCGCGGGGACAGGCTCCGCCGGAATGACGGAGGGGTGGCGCAAACGTCTCCTTGCCGGGGGAAGGGGTTGGACCCTCATCCCGACCTTCCCCCTCGAAGGGGGAAAGAGTCGAATTGGAGGCGTCGTCTAGGCCAGGAAGTCCTTGAGGCGGCGGGCGAGGCGGGGATGGCGGAGCTTGCGGAGCGCCTGTGACTCGATCTGGCGGATGCGTTCGCGCGTCAAGCCGAACTCCTGGCCGACCTGATCCAGCGTGCGCGGCGTGTCGTCGTCAAGGCCGTAGCGCAGCCGCAGGATCTTCTGCTCGCGCGGATCCAGCATCTCCATCACGTTGTCGAGCTGCTCGGTGAGCAGCTGCCGCGTGGCGGCCTCCATGGGCTCCACTGCGTCGTCGTCGGGGATGAGGTGACCAATTTCGGTGTCGCCGTCCTCGCCGATGGGAGTTTCCAGCGAAATGGGCAGCCTGGCCGCCTGCTTGAGCTCGCCGATCTGGTCCTCCGACATCTCCATCTCACCGGCAATCTCGTCGTCGGTCGGCTCGCGTCCAAGCCGAAGCTGGAGGTCGCGCTGCACGCGGTAGGACTTGGTGAGCTTTTCGTGCACGTGGACGGGCAGGCGGATGGTTCGGCTCTGCTCGGCGATGGCGCGCGTGACGGCCTGCCGAATCCACCATGTGGCGTAGGTGCTGAACTTGTAGCCGCGGCGCCAGTCGAACTTCTCGGCCGCACGCATGAGCCCGGCGTTGCCTTCCTGGATGAGGTCCAGCAAAGGGATGCCGTGCCCGGTGTACTTCTTGGCCACGCTCACGACCAGGCGGAGATTGGCCGTGATCAGGTGCTCGCGGGCGCTTTCGTCGCCGCGCTCGATCCGCTGCGCGAGGTCCACCTCTTCCTTGGCGGTGAGCAGCAGGATGCGGCCAATCTCGTTGAGATAGCTGCGAACGGTGTCCTGGCTGGCCGACTCGAGTTCGAACTGCTCTTCGCGCTGACTGCGGGCCGTGGTGATGGGCGCGGGCTCTTCGGTGCGTTCCTCGGGCCGCTCGTCGCGCAGCTCGATTTCTTCCTCGGCGAGCCGATCGCGGAACCACTGCACGATGTCGTCGGGGATCTGCGTGGTGTCCGGCAGCACCCGGTTGATGGCGTCGCGATAGATGAATCCAGGCTCGGCGCCGAGCGCCACCAGCTCGGCCAACCCGTTTTCAAGAGTCTCTTCGTCAAGGACTAGGGCAACTTCAAGCGTCAACGACAGCCCACCTTTGTGTGCATCAGTGTCTCGATCCCCAACCCTGCGCCAATGGCTCCAGTCCGAGGCCGACGCACGGCGCCAGCACCCGGCAATCGCGGAAGCTGCATCTGCCGATCCGGAGCAGAGGGGTCAGTTTAGACTTCGGGCGATCGCCCGCGAGGTCCGGTCGAGGCGTGGACGCAGCAACTCCATCCAGCGCAGGGATACCAATCTCCACGTAATTGTATACGCCCGCTCGCGGCCGGCGTAAGCGAGATTCGGAGGAATTTCATTTTCGTTGCACGGCGCGGGAGCGCGCTCCTATGCTTGACGGTCGGCAAGCGGTTGCCGACCAACTTCCGAGGCTTCACATCCCGATACCCGTGCGTCGCGCCATTTTCCCGCTGCTGCTGGTCGCGTCGTTCCTTCTCGCGGCCTGTGGCGAGGGGCTGGCGTATGTAGTGGCCGAGAATCCGCCGCCCGACTTCCTGACCACGCCGGCCACGAACTGCCTCGCGCCGTCATGCGAGGTGATCGACGTGATCATGTCGGACTTCAAGATCGTGCCGTCGAGCATGACCACAAGCGCCTCGCGGGTTCGCTTCCGCATCACGAACGAGGGCACCTTCACCCACTCGCTCGAGCTTGCCGTGGATCGCGATCCCGTCACGTCGCCGAATATCGGACCGGGACAGACGGGGTATCTGGACGTCGACGTCCGTCCGGGGACGCGTACGCTGACGTGTCCGATCGAGGGACACGCGGTGCGGGGTCAGCGGGCGACGCTCGAAGTGAGCGGCGGGTAAGCCCGAAGATTAGACGCTCGGGCGCCCACAAAGGGCGCCCCTACGGGGGCGGCGGATTCCGCAATGCGGGAGGATCGCTGAATCCAACGCCCGAGCCGCGGAAGCCCTTACCCTAACCCTCGCCCTCAAGGAGAGGAAACAGGACGTGCCCTCTAGTGCGGCGGGCGGGGTGACGCGGGATGGGCGTCGGGCCGTTGGTTGAGCCAGCGGATGAACTTGACGCTGAGGATGGTCCAGAGCACGAGGGTTCCGCCGAGCTTCATGATGAGACCGCCGATGCGCTGGTCGACGAGCGCCTCCGCTCCACGGGCAAGCTCGTAGGTCGGATACAGCGGGTCGTTGGCGAAGACGAAAATGGCGCTGAAGAATCCGGACGGGATGGACAGCAGCAGCAGGTAGAGCATCTGCATGGGCGGCACGGCCGCGGGCACCGCGCGCACCCGGCTGAGGACCGGCCACCACATCACGAGGCCGCCGACGATCATGGTGAGGTGCTCGAAGTCGTGGGCGATGCGGTCCTGCAGCGCCAGCTCGTAGAGCGGCGGCATGTGCCAGATCCAGAAGGCGGTAGTGCTGAGCCCCAGCGCCACGGGCAAGCGCGTCGCCTGTTGCGCGACGAATCGCACCACGCGCACCCGAAAGATCGGCGCCAGCAGCCAGTCGGGCAGTCCAATGAGCAGCAGGGGCGTCGCCGCGAACACCAGCAGGCTGTGCTGCCACATGTGGACGCTGAAGTGCGTTGCCGCGAGCGTGTCGAACGGCGGGTGCAGCGTCACGAACAGCGTGACGGCGGCGGTGACGAACGCGGCGATCCTGGGCCATGCGACCGGTTCCACACGGTCCGGGTTGAGAGGGCTCACGGCGTAGAGATAGCCGCCGGTGAGCACCAGCAGCCCCAGCGTGATCTCCGGGATCAGATAGAAGGTCATCACCGAAGTCTACGCAGGGCGGGGCGGGGATTCAGCCGACCGCGCCCAGACGGCGGATTCCCCTCACCCTCACCCTCTCCCTTAGGCGGAGGGAACCCGATATGCCTTCTAGGCAATCAGGCCGGTGAGCGTCCAGAAGAGGAACAGAATGATCACGATGGTGGTCGCGATCATGAACGGGAACATGAAGAGCGCGGTGAACAGGCGGTCGTCTTCCCGCAGGTGCATGTAGTACATGACCACGCCGGCGCCCTTGAGGAACGACAGGATGAGCAGCGACGTCGTCGTCCACACGGTGCCCAGCGCGTTACGGATGGCGTCGATGCTGGGAATCATGATCTCGACGATGGTGACGACCGTGAGAATGACCCCCACCACCACGTAGTGGGCGTAGCCGTGGCGCTCGTCGTGCTCCTCGGCGGCGTGGCCCTCGGGGGGATGCTCGGCTGACATCAGTGCGTCACTCGGTCTAGATCAGGTAGATGAGGGTGAAGATGGCCACCCAGACGAGGTCCACGAAGTGCCAGTACAGGCCGACCATTTCGACACCCCAAGTGTCGGCGGTCTGATACCGGCCGCGATAGGAGTAGTACACCACGGCGAGCAGCCACAAAATTCCAATGGCGACGTGCGCGCCGTGGAAGCCGACCAGCATGTAAAAGGACGCGCCGAAGAGATTGGTGGACGGTGTCAGCCCCTCGCGGACGAACGCCGTGAACTCGTAGACCTGGCCGCCGAGAAAGATGGCCCCGAGTGCGACCACCGCCATCAGCCAAAAGCGGCCCCAATTCAGGCTGCGATTTCGGAACGCGGCCAGCGCGAGCACCATCGCCAGACTGCTGGTGAGCAGCACGAAGGTGGTGAACGACGTGAGCACGAGGTCGAGCATTCCCTGGCCGGCCTCGAACGTGTGGTCGCCGTGCCCAAGCATGACCCCGAGGGTGTTGTGCTTGTTGATCAGCATGACCAGGATCAGGCTGCCGAAGAACATGGTCTCCGAGCCCAGGAAGGCCCACATGGCGACCTTGCGGCTGTCGAGGCCGGTGGAGGTGGGGTGCTCCTCGTGTGCGTGAGCGTCGATGGTCATCCGGGCGGTTCCTCGATCCAGCCGATCAGGGAGATGCCAAAGATCAATGCGCCGACCAAGATGAACACCTGGTGGAAGATCAGCCCACAGGCCGCGAGGACCATGCCGGCGGCCACCAGAATGGGCCAGTACGACGGATTTGGCATGTGGATATGCGGTTCATCGTCCTCGTGCGCCGTCTCGGCGGCCGGAGGCTCCGCCACGGCGGCTCCAGTGTGGCCGCCACCGTGCTTCTCCTTCCACACGGGGTAGCGGTCGTCGACCACGGGCACTTCGGCGAAGTTGTAGACCGGCGGCGGCGACGACATGGCCCATTCCAGAGTGCCGCCGTCCCACGGGTCCGGTCCGGCGTCACGTCCGCTGCGCAGGGAGCGGATGGCGTTGATGGCGAAGATGAGCATCGAGAGCCCGATGGTCCACGCGCCCACGGTCGACATCAAATTCCACAGATCCCAGCCCATGTCGGCGCCGTAGGTGTGGATCCGCCGGGGCATGCCGTCGATGCCCAACTGGTGCTGCGGTCCGAACGCGAGGTTGAAGCCGATCATCATGAGCCAGAAGTGGACCTTGCCCCAGCCTTCATTGAGCATTCGGCCGGTCATCTTGGGGAACCAGAAGTAGATGCCGGCGAAGAGCCCGAAGATCGTGCCGCCGAACAGCACGTAGTGCAGGTGAGCCACCACGTAATAGGTGTCTTGCACCTGGGTGTCCACCGGCGGCGAGCCGAGGCTGACGCCGGTAAGACCGCCAAGGATGAACATGGCGATGAAGCCGATGGCGAACAGCATCGGCGTGCGCAAGCTAATCGAGCCGCCCCAGAGCGTGGCGATCCAGTTGAAGATCTTGACGCCGGTCGGGACGGCCACGGCCATCGTGGATATCGCGAAGGCGGTGTCGGCCACCGGACCCAGGCCGACGGTAAACATATGGTGCGTCCAGACGCCAAATCCGACCAGCGCGATCGCCGCGCCTGAGTAGGCCACCACCGCGTAGCCGAACAGCGGCTTGCGAGAGAAGGTGGGCAGGACGTCAGACACGATGCCCATCGCGGGCAGGATCAGGATGTAGACCTCGGGGTGGCCGAACACCCAGAACAGATGCTGCCACAGGACCGGGTCGCCGCCGCCCTGGTAGAGGAAGAAGCTGGTCCCGAGGTAGCGGTCGAAGAGCAGCAGCACGAGTCCGATGGTGATCACGGGGAAGGCGAAGATGATCAGGAACCCGGTGATCAGCGTCATCCAGACGAACATTGGCATGCGGTTGAACGTCATGCCGGGCGCCCGCATGTTGATGATCGTGACGATGAAGTTGATGGAGGCCAGGATCGACGAGACGCCGAGGATCTGGAGCCCAAATGCCCAGAAGTCGACGGCGTGCGTGTCGGCAAACTCCATGGCGGTCAGCGGCGCGTAGCCAAACCAGCCCATGGCCGGAGCGCCGCCGGCGATGAAGCTGATATTCAGGAAGATGCCGCCGAAGAGATAGACCCAATAGCTGAGCGCGTTCAGCCGCGGAAAGGCCACATCGCGCGCGCCGATCATGAGCGGCACCAGGAGGTTGAAGAACGCCGCCGACAGGGGCATCAGCGCCAGGAACACCATGGTCGTGCCGTGCATGGTGAAGAGCTCGGCGAAGCGATCGGGATGGACGAGATCGAGCTCGGGACGCGAAAGCTGCAACCGTATGAGGAGCGCCTCAAGGCCGCCGAGCGCAAAGAACGCCAGCGAGGTGACGAAATAGAGCACGGCGATGCGCTTGTGGTCGACCGTGGTGATCCAACTCCACGCCGTCCCGGCGTAGGTGTTGGGCCGAACGCTGACCGTGGTGGTGGCCATCAGAAACTGCTCCGCGGAGGCGCCGCCGCGACTCGGCCGCACCGTATCACTTGAGACCCATCAGATATTCGGTGAGCGCGTCGATTTCGTCCTCGGTGAGCTCACGCGGCAAGATCATCAGATTGCCGGGCTTCATGCCCGTGGGATCGCGGAGCCAGTGCTCCAGGTCCGTCCGTGACATTCCCATCGTGTTGGCCGCAATGTGGGCGCGGCTCCCGACGTGGGTCAGATCCGGCCCGATGGTGCCGATGTCGGTGACGCCGCGAATCGTGTGGCACAGGGCGCAGCCGGCCGGTGTGAGGAGGGCTTCGCCGGCCTGCGCCAACTCGGTGGTCGGCGGCACGCGGTCGGTCAACTGATGGGCCGCCCAGGCGTCGAACTCTTCAGGCTCCTCCACGACAACCGTGAAGCGCATGAGGGCGTGGGCGGTGCCGCAGAACTCGGCGCACTGGCCCGGGAAGGTACCGGTCTGCTCCGGGAAGATGCGGAACACGCTGGTGCGGCCCGGCACCATGTCCAACTTGCCGCGCAGGGCCGGCACCCAGAAGCTGTGCAGCACGTCCTCACTCTTGATGATGATCGCGGCCGGCCTGCCGACCGGGAGGTGCAGCTCGTTGGCGGTCACGACGCCCAGATCCGGATAGCGAAACTCGAACCACCACTGGTGGCCGATGGCCTCGACCCGAATGGCGTCGTCCTCCGGCTGCTGGGCATTGGCGAAGATCACGGGCACCGTCAGCGCCGCCAGGAGGACGACGAGAATGGTTGGGGCGATGGTCCACCCGATCTCGAGCTTGAGATTGCCGTGGGTCTGCGCCGGCAGGGTGTCGCCGCGCCGCCGGCGATAGCGAAAGATCGTGTAGAGCAAGGCGCCCTCGACGACGACGAAGACGGCCAATCCGGCCCAAAAGACGACCAGGAAGAGCCAATGCGAGGCGCGCGCGGCCTCGGTGGTGGGCTCGAGGATGGTCTGCGGCGTCACGCCGCACGCCGCCAACACGAGGGCGGCCAGCAGGAGGGCCGCGCCAAGGCCGGCCCGCCGAATGAGCCGCTGCGCCGCCCCGGTGGCGCTAGGCCTCAGGTGCGTGCCGTGCATCAGGGCGCGCATGAGGCGCACCGGTTGTCCAATGGCAGTTGTGCGTTAGATGAGTAGGCTGGTGGACGCGCCAGATTACCATGAGGCAGCGGGTGAATTGGTGGCGTGACCGACCGACCATCGCGGCGCCGGTGGACATGGCTGGGACCAGCGGATCCCGAGACGGCGCGGCGTCCGGTTCATCACCCACATTGACACTCCAAACGTCGTGAAGCGCCCGCGGTCGGCGGGCCGCGCCCCTTGCCTTCGTGCGGCCGGACGTTGCCCGATGGAACCTGGAAGCCGTCGACGCGCGACGGAGCGGTCAGGTGTGAATCGGCAGTGGCGCTGGGCTTCTTGACATCGAATTTCGCGCGGTGCTAGCGTGATTCGAGCCGCCCGCATACTTGACGGCGGGCGCCCCCGGCAACGAACCGGGCCCGCGACTTCACCGCGTTCGCAATGGTTCGTTGTGCGTTTTGGACCTCGTAGGTACCCCATGCGCAAGCCATATCGCCGGCCTATGCCACCGTCCCAGGATTCACGCGCGGCGTTGGGGAGGAGCTGATGATGATGGACTCCGGCGGCGGTCGCGGCGGGTCGAATCGGCGCTCCCGGCGTCCCGGACGAGGCCGTCGCGGCGGCGGACACGGCCGGCAGCGGACCTATGAGCTCCAGGAAGACCCCGGCATCGAGTGGGCCGAGCTCGAGGCGCGCTCGATGGACGAGCTTCAAGCCCTGGCGGCCGAACTGGGCATCCAGCCCAACGGCGAGGTCGACACGACCAAAGAGCTGCTGATCAATCTGATCGTCCAGGCGCGCAACGAGCGCGAGGGGTCCCTGTTCCTGGAAGGCGTGCTGGAGATCGTGGACGAGGGCTACGGATTCCTGCGGCGCGACGCGCACTGGATGCCGAGTCCCGAGGACGTGTATGTCTCGCAGTCGCAGATCCGCCGCTTCAGCCTGCGCACGGGCGACCTCGTCAGCGGCCAGGTCCGTCCGGCGCGCCAGAACGACCGCTATCACGGGCTGGTGCGCGTGGTGGCCGTCAACGGCCTCGACCCCGAGCGCGCCCGCAACCGCCTGCTGTTCGAGAAGCTGGTGCCCGTCTTTCCCAATGAGCAACTGCGCCTCGAATACAACAAGTCCGAGCTGACGTCTCGCGTCATCGACATCGTGTCCCCCATCGGACGCGGCCAGCGGGGCCTGGTGCTCTCACCGCCCAAGGCCGGCAAGACGGAGCTGATGAAGCGCATCGCCCGCTCGGTGCTGCACAACTACAGCGACGTGCGGGTGATCGTGGCGTTGATTGGCGAGCGCCCGGAGGAAGTCACCGACTGGGCACGCACCGTTGAGGGCGCCGAGGTGATCAGCTCGACGTTTGACGAGCAGCCGCAGAGCCATACCCGCGTCGCGGAGATGACGTCGGCAC
The genomic region above belongs to Chloroflexota bacterium and contains:
- the rho gene encoding transcription termination factor Rho; its protein translation is MMMDSGGGRGGSNRRSRRPGRGRRGGGHGRQRTYELQEDPGIEWAELEARSMDELQALAAELGIQPNGEVDTTKELLINLIVQARNEREGSLFLEGVLEIVDEGYGFLRRDAHWMPSPEDVYVSQSQIRRFSLRTGDLVSGQVRPARQNDRYHGLVRVVAVNGLDPERARNRLLFEKLVPVFPNEQLRLEYNKSELTSRVIDIVSPIGRGQRGLVLSPPKAGKTELMKRIARSVLHNYSDVRVIVALIGERPEEVTDWARTVEGAEVISSTFDEQPQSHTRVAEMTSARAKRQVESGEDVLILLDSITRLTRAYNLVQPSSGRTLSGGIEPQALYPPKGFFGAARKVDDGGSLTIIASCLIETGSRMDEVIYEEFKGTGNWELMLDRRLAERGTFPAVDVLRSGTRRVELLLADDELKYFWRLRRMLNAMDSHDSSNSTELMFDRMRRTESNAAFFKSLSEQGG